A genomic stretch from Methanobrevibacter olleyae includes:
- a CDS encoding heavy metal-binding domain-containing protein — MVSMDEFPISSANYISGYKIVENKGFVYGLTVRARGVGGDIGAGIKGLFGGEIKQYVTMMEESREESITRCIEHAKELGANAIISVRMDSDSISQNMQEVLTYGTAVVIEKE, encoded by the coding sequence ATGGTAAGTATGGATGAATTTCCTATTTCAAGTGCAAATTATATCTCAGGGTATAAAATTGTAGAAAATAAAGGATTTGTTTATGGTTTAACTGTACGTGCACGTGGTGTTGGTGGAGATATTGGTGCAGGTATTAAAGGCTTATTCGGTGGAGAAATTAAGCAATATGTTACAATGATGGAAGAATCAAGAGAAGAATCTATTACACGTTGCATTGAACATGCTAAAGAATTAGGTGCAAATGCAATTATCTCCGTTAGAATGGATTCAGACAGTATTTCCCAAAACATGCAAGAAGTTTTAACTTATGGAACTGCTGTTGTAATTGAAAAAGAATAA